A stretch of the Bacillus anthracis str. Vollum genome encodes the following:
- a CDS encoding phage portal protein, with translation MGLFSGLFSKKPVLEERSTYDSMEVDGAFSLDSLLVTDAVTEEKVLKIPTARSCVELITSSIAQMPVYLYKENADGSVERILDDNRVHLLNHEANDFLNGYSLKKHMVKDYLLHGSSYVSIIEAGNTILELHPLLSKAIVVNKRIKHGYRTVGADIFLSNSENGAVNELNRQQTKFKPHELMITLQDTNDGLTSHGVIKHGQDIFKQALSESVYTHNLYENGALPLGLLKTDARLNKKQASSLREAWQKLYGGVKNAAKTVVLQEGMKYEALSMNPSEIQMSETRKATNSEICKLFGVPESMVNATIGKQYVSLEQNQLYLLKNTLSPIIVAMESSMDKALLLESEKDKGYFFRFDTSELIRSTEKELVDTVVTAVQGGIFTINEGRAKFNLPSIDEGDNVLVTPGASQMGDKNTKETTDPHEEEQLNDKTGTQTD, from the coding sequence ATGGGACTTTTTAGTGGCTTATTTTCAAAAAAACCTGTACTGGAAGAGCGTTCAACATATGACTCAATGGAAGTTGACGGAGCTTTTTCTCTTGATAGTTTACTAGTTACAGATGCTGTAACTGAAGAAAAAGTATTGAAAATTCCTACAGCTCGTTCGTGTGTTGAATTAATTACAAGCTCAATCGCACAGATGCCTGTTTATTTATACAAGGAAAATGCTGATGGCTCAGTCGAGCGAATTTTAGACGACAATCGTGTTCATTTGCTAAATCATGAAGCCAATGACTTTTTAAACGGTTATTCCTTAAAGAAACACATGGTCAAGGATTACTTATTACATGGTTCCTCTTATGTATCAATCATTGAGGCAGGTAACACAATTTTAGAGCTTCACCCATTGCTTTCAAAAGCTATTGTGGTTAACAAACGAATTAAGCACGGTTATCGCACAGTTGGTGCTGATATTTTCTTATCAAACAGTGAAAATGGCGCTGTTAACGAGCTTAATCGCCAACAAACTAAGTTTAAACCACATGAGCTTATGATTACATTGCAAGATACAAACGATGGTTTAACAAGTCATGGTGTTATTAAACATGGTCAAGACATTTTTAAACAAGCACTTTCTGAATCAGTTTACACTCATAACTTGTATGAAAATGGAGCGCTTCCTTTGGGTCTTCTTAAGACAGACGCTCGACTAAATAAAAAGCAAGCTTCTAGTTTACGAGAAGCTTGGCAAAAACTTTACGGTGGAGTTAAGAATGCAGCTAAAACTGTTGTACTTCAAGAAGGTATGAAATACGAAGCTCTTTCAATGAATCCTTCAGAAATTCAAATGTCTGAAACTCGTAAAGCTACAAACTCTGAAATTTGTAAATTGTTTGGTGTGCCTGAAAGCATGGTTAACGCAACAATTGGCAAACAGTACGTTTCACTGGAGCAAAATCAATTATATCTCTTAAAGAATACTCTATCTCCAATCATCGTTGCTATGGAAAGCTCGATGGACAAAGCACTTTTGCTTGAGTCTGAAAAAGACAAAGGTTATTTCTTCAGATTTGATACTTCAGAGCTTATCCGCTCGACTGAAAAAGAGCTAGTTGATACTGTGGTAACTGCTGTTCAAGGCGGTATTTTCACAATTAACGAAGGACGAGCTAAGTTTAACTTGCCATCGATTGATGAAGGCGACAATGTACTCGTAACGCCTGGTGCTAGTCAAATGGGCGATAAAAATACAAAAGAAACAACCGATCCACACGAGGAGGAACAATTAAATGACAAAACTGGAACTCAGACAGATTGA
- a CDS encoding HK97 family phage prohead protease produces the protein MTKLELRQIDVELSGVKEESGDLLVSGYVNQTGQWSQPLGRENRFIERIESGAFTRALERGNDVHFLAEHDNAKLLASTKNGSLQLREDDKGLYMEARISPTSYGKDYHQLIQDGLLTNMSFGMQVTEQRWDKRDDGTYKRTISDLHLAEVSVVRNQAYRLVRLK, from the coding sequence ATGACAAAACTGGAACTCAGACAGATTGACGTTGAATTGTCTGGCGTGAAAGAAGAATCTGGTGATTTGCTGGTTTCTGGTTACGTTAACCAAACTGGGCAATGGTCACAACCGCTAGGTCGTGAAAATCGTTTTATTGAACGCATTGAATCAGGAGCATTCACACGTGCTTTAGAACGAGGAAATGATGTTCATTTCTTAGCTGAGCATGACAACGCCAAACTATTGGCTTCAACTAAAAATGGTAGCTTGCAACTGCGTGAGGACGATAAAGGTCTTTACATGGAAGCTCGTATTTCCCCTACATCTTACGGGAAAGATTACCACCAATTAATTCAAGACGGTTTGCTTACCAATATGTCCTTTGGTATGCAAGTTACAGAACAAAGATGGGATAAACGAGATGACGGAACATACAAGCGTACAATTTCTGATTTACATTTAGCTGAGGTCTCCGTGGTACGCAATCAAGCATACAGGCTCGTTCGATTGAAGTAA
- a CDS encoding phage major capsid protein, translated as MSKEKELKELRAKMEAMEAEVRAEQETAQEVEVRDVEVDQTEVELRGVEQFLKGDIHGAEVRTMTTGTGAITVPTSLSNVIVEKLVEEAALFGRAKSFTPVSGTLEVLREKNIGDATFIGEMEDASMSDFTFDKVTLEQRRAATAIELSQQLVNDSGIDVVNYAVGVMTRRLARKLDETVLNGDKTKKQFEGILTSTVAEVVGTHEAGKISLDNLLDMTLAVHPDHLAGSVFVMGRPAFNQVAKLKDAQGNYHVVKDVVNGKPVYKIFGHEILIQDKMPSAAAGSITVVFINFAEAYATMIKKGAQMKRISDDTKQALRGSHMLMLDMYCDGKILNEDAIKFLKQA; from the coding sequence ATGTCTAAAGAAAAAGAATTAAAAGAATTACGTGCCAAAATGGAAGCAATGGAAGCGGAAGTTCGTGCAGAGCAAGAAACAGCTCAAGAAGTAGAAGTTCGTGATGTAGAAGTTGACCAAACAGAAGTTGAGCTACGTGGAGTAGAACAATTCTTAAAAGGCGACATTCACGGTGCTGAAGTTCGTACAATGACAACTGGTACTGGTGCTATCACAGTTCCAACATCTTTATCAAACGTTATCGTAGAAAAACTTGTTGAAGAAGCAGCTCTATTTGGTCGTGCTAAATCTTTCACGCCAGTATCTGGTACTTTAGAAGTATTACGTGAGAAAAATATCGGAGACGCTACATTCATCGGTGAAATGGAAGATGCTTCAATGTCTGATTTCACATTCGACAAAGTAACTCTTGAACAACGTCGTGCTGCTACAGCTATCGAATTATCTCAACAACTTGTAAACGACTCAGGAATTGACGTTGTTAACTATGCTGTTGGTGTAATGACTCGTCGTCTTGCTCGTAAGCTTGATGAAACAGTTCTTAACGGTGACAAAACTAAAAAGCAATTCGAAGGTATCTTAACTTCAACTGTTGCTGAAGTAGTTGGCACTCATGAAGCTGGTAAGATTTCTCTTGACAATCTTTTAGATATGACTCTTGCTGTTCACCCAGACCACTTAGCTGGTTCAGTGTTCGTAATGGGACGTCCTGCTTTCAACCAAGTTGCTAAGCTTAAAGATGCTCAAGGAAACTACCATGTAGTTAAAGACGTTGTAAATGGCAAACCAGTTTACAAAATCTTCGGACATGAAATCTTAATCCAAGACAAAATGCCGTCAGCTGCTGCTGGTTCAATCACTGTAGTATTCATCAACTTCGCTGAAGCTTACGCTACTATGATTAAAAAAGGCGCTCAAATGAAACGTATCTCTGACGATACTAAACAAGCTTTACGTGGCTCTCATATGTTAATGCTTGATATGTATTGTGACGGAAAAATTCTTAATGAAGATGCAATTAAGTTCTTAAAACAAGCTTAA
- a CDS encoding phage major capsid protein: MASTITNPNILTIDIKKDVLEGNPYGYYNIPSLFKIIPTEGKTTKQILSNEPKGIRAKFVGEYEEIPYQNVRLREAILNSKRIGAAIELSEEFVNNTAIDIEEYLKQVFTQRILDEIENQMISTGTTDGTEPKNIQKLTPGRNRTATTQEGQPLSFEDMVESYELFINNPANKKNAFWMISKSAKFSILDENENERLSFENIPEGADATFLGLPVYRRNLGITGSGQNVAHIITNREAYGISMTNIRFTRIKGDTKQQINNAHVYIGESYVDGKLINEFAKTSAVFASEVTQASVTEQSIDEPVEKEAVEPKSTKRKPTKATIEKE, encoded by the coding sequence ATGGCAAGTACAATAACTAACCCCAATATATTAACAATAGACATTAAAAAAGATGTATTAGAAGGAAATCCATACGGCTATTATAACATTCCTTCATTGTTCAAAATTATCCCAACAGAAGGAAAAACAACTAAACAGATTTTATCCAATGAGCCAAAAGGAATTCGTGCTAAATTTGTTGGTGAATATGAAGAAATTCCGTATCAAAATGTCCGATTACGTGAAGCAATATTAAATTCAAAACGAATTGGAGCCGCAATTGAATTATCAGAGGAATTCGTTAACAATACAGCCATTGATATTGAAGAATATCTCAAACAAGTTTTTACACAACGTATTTTGGATGAAATAGAAAATCAAATGATTTCAACAGGAACAACAGATGGTACAGAACCAAAAAACATTCAAAAACTTACTCCAGGAAGGAATAGAACGGCAACTACTCAAGAAGGACAGCCACTTAGTTTCGAAGATATGGTAGAAAGTTATGAATTATTCATTAATAATCCAGCAAACAAAAAAAACGCATTTTGGATGATTTCAAAAAGCGCCAAATTCAGCATCTTGGATGAAAATGAAAATGAAAGATTGTCATTTGAAAATATCCCTGAAGGTGCAGACGCAACATTCCTTGGTTTACCTGTTTATCGTAGAAATTTAGGCATTACAGGTTCAGGACAAAATGTAGCACATATCATTACAAATCGTGAAGCATATGGCATTAGCATGACGAATATTCGATTTACACGAATTAAAGGCGATACAAAACAACAAATCAACAACGCTCACGTATACATTGGAGAAAGTTATGTTGATGGTAAACTTATTAATGAATTTGCTAAAACTTCAGCGGTTTTCGCTTCAGAAGTTACACAAGCATCTGTAACGGAACAATCAATTGATGAGCCTGTTGAAAAAGAAGCTGTTGAGCCAAAATCAACAAAGCGTAAACCAACGAAAGCTACGATTGAAAAAGAGTAA